The Branchiostoma floridae strain S238N-H82 chromosome 7, Bfl_VNyyK, whole genome shotgun sequence region CTGAGTTAAGTAAAAGGgtaacagagggctgggaggaaTACATGAATCTGACTGTAACCATTCCCTAAAACTGTGTTTACCAAGACTTTCTCCACagactttgttttcatgttggtCTTCCAGATTAGCAACATTTTTAAGAATGGAAGAACCAAGAAACTTTTTTAGATGATAAGGCCTTTAaagttagcctggataccaccCTATTTCTACCGGTTCTCCaaatttttttagggtagcgaatttaaagagccccggtagaaattggATGATACCCAGCCTATTTTAAGTGTTATTCGATCAATGTTTTGGTGAAACACACTGATTCATAAATGAGATTTCTCTGCATTGAACCCACCTCTTCATCCTTTTGTTTGAGCTCCCTCTGTACTTCCTCGAACTCCTCCTGAGCCTCCTCCTCCTGCATGTAGTACCCTTCCTTCAGCATCTTCAGCCCGAAGATCACAAACAGCCCCGTGGAGATGTAGTAGGTGTACACACGGGGGATGATCATGGTGGCAAATCCCATCAGAGCTGAAAACACATGCAGGCAGGACCTTTAGTAATGTCAATAGCTTAACTTTGTTTGTAACCAACAACCAATGCTGCTCTCTTATTACCAGATTGCAATACTAAAGCTAGGTAGCTACTGCTCTAGtacagttactctccaagcagagttaggctccggctgttttttaacgtttttttagtcgcttttatcgggctttctattttgttagGTTTTGaaacagcaagataaaatacaaaatagaaagcccgataaaaacgactatgaaaaacgttttaaaaaacaaccggagcctaacctctgcttggagagtacagtgTCCTTTTTACAATGCCAATActgtttcttgtttttgtgGTCAAATTCATTCTGAATTTGCTCACTACCACTATTATTTCCTATACTGTTTTAACTTTCTCCCTCCTGTGTACCCTTGTAACCAAATAGAGAGTACGTAGCCAGAGGTTTAGTATGATAAAGGTGAAAATGTGAACTTCCTACCTGAGAGAATAGTCATGACTGCCAGTGCCCCCAGAGCTCCAATGAACACCGTAACACGGGAGTATCTCATGGCCATGATGGCGGCGATGAAGAACGTTTTGTCTCCCAGCTCCGACACGATGATGACGGAGAGTGAGGCTATGAAGGCGTGGATGAACCCAAGATTGGCACCTTTTGTGTAGGAGGCACCTATACTGTCACCCTCCGCATTTATCATCCCAGCTTCCTTAGACAGGGCCACTGTGGAGGCTACTTCTCGTTTTTGTATCTGAAAATGACAAATTATAAAAGATTCAAGTGAAAGATgttggatactgtaaatgcagaaatattcatggtggttttatttttttccatcatagtatgagactgcagttaATGGCGCTACCGCAAATCTAAAACCAAAAAAGTTTTCCGTTAActcgaaagtaaatccccgcgaacttaaatgcatttacagtacattacCATGTACGTGTGACTCAAACTTacattcataatttttttttaaattttcattatGTTTCAACTTAAACTACTTAAAGTTAAACTACTTAACCTGGTAACCAGGCAAGGCATTTCATTATTTACTGTACTTCCAATGTCAGCTTCacaaatctacattttaaaaacataaaCAGTTGAAGACTCATTCTACAACTTACTGCCGATAAATATAAAACTGTTGCTAtttttgttttatgtgtgtGAACTTGTGTGATTGCCAAGGACAACAAGTAACTCGAGAAGAGATTATATGCTTCTGACGTCAGAACGCAGCATCTCTGTGGCACCGCATGGAAACCCTACACTGTGCGTCATCATATGACCAAATCTAATTTAAACTCAGGTATGAAACTAAAACGGGCAATGTCCATATGAAATTAGTGTGATACCTAAAAGTAATATAGTCCGACAAGGctactttttttaaatccccaCAGCCggaatttgttttatttttttaatacaaagaaCATACAATTCAAGTGTATGTAGCCTTTACTATAGTGACAGAAATCTCAGTTTAATACAACGTGGGCCACTTCTTCAGTAAACATCTTCAAACTCAAAGTGCCACGACGTCAGTTGTACAAATCGCCCGGAAGTTGTTTGTTGTACTCACGTCTTGTACCGCCTTGTCCTGTTCGTGATCCTCTGTATCGAAGGGCATCTTCTCCCCCGCTACGTGCGCTATGGCTGCCAGCAACACAACCACAAACAACACCTGTTGGGAGAGAACTAGGCTCAAAAGTCGTCTGAACGCCATGGGAGCCGGGGAAGAAGAAGGTGGGAGGGGTACCCGGCGTCCTTCGCGATTCTGAGACATGGTGTCGAGACGCAAGCTGTCTACGTACGGAAATACTACTGAGAATCAACTCTGGTAGGTCTTCGTCTCTTCTTACGAGTCATACGTTGAGGGAAGCGCCCACAATTTGCCGGGAAGCACAGCGATATT contains the following coding sequences:
- the LOC118418854 gene encoding transmembrane protein 165-like isoform X1, whose translation is MSQNREGRRVPLPPSSSPAPMAFRRLLSLVLSQQVLFVVVLLAAIAHVAGEKMPFDTEDHEQDKAVQDIQKREVASTVALSKEAGMINAEGDSIGASYTKGANLGFIHAFIASLSVIIVSELGDKTFFIAAIMAMRYSRVTVFIGALGALAVMTILSALMGFATMIIPRVYTYYISTGLFVIFGLKMLKEGYYMQEEEAQEEFEEVQRELKQKDEEIAKQLLLDRGIDVSGGQMEMESRTPVTQDVESGVIRGGGWRRVWGIFSPIFLQSFVMTFLAEWGDRSQITTIILAAREDVLGVTIGGILGHALCTGLAVIGGRMIAQRISVRTVTLVGGVVFLIFALSAFFIGQEEE
- the LOC118418854 gene encoding transmembrane protein 165-like isoform X2, yielding MSQNREGRRVPLPPSSSPAPMAFRRLLSLVLSQQVLFVVVLLAAIAHVAGEKMPFDTEDHEQDKAVQDIQKREVASTVALSKEAGMINAEGDSIGASYTKGANLGFIHAFIASLSVIIVSELGDKTFFIAAIMAMRYSRVTVFIGALGALAVMTILSALMGFATMIIPRVYTYYISTGLFVIFGLKMLKEGYYMQEEEAQEEFEEVQRELKQKDEEMEMESRTPVTQDVESGVIRGGGWRRVWGIFSPIFLQSFVMTFLAEWGDRSQITTIILAAREDVLGVTIGGILGHALCTGLAVIGGRMIAQRISVRTVTLVGGVVFLIFALSAFFIGQEEE